A genomic region of Herbaspirillum sp. DW155 contains the following coding sequences:
- a CDS encoding RNA polymerase sigma factor translates to MNQALEEQLHDSAEQHDEYAQEQAAAQIVPIDVVQLYTEHRTHLLRFIQRYVGSHEDAEDVVQNTFIEASKCAHRFSGLSKPSTWLFGIALNLARNQVRRNIADRCDAVDENFMEQIVDTHADPAVLYEMRQMAEKVENLLNELPVKIRATFEAVLDGDATYEEAAEHLHIPIGTVRSRVSRVRATVRSKYGSAPLSHSLYA, encoded by the coding sequence ATGAATCAAGCATTGGAAGAACAACTGCACGACAGCGCAGAGCAACATGACGAGTACGCCCAGGAACAAGCGGCGGCTCAAATCGTCCCCATCGATGTCGTTCAACTCTATACCGAACACAGAACTCACTTGTTGCGCTTCATCCAGCGCTATGTCGGCAGCCATGAAGATGCCGAAGACGTAGTACAAAACACGTTCATCGAAGCCAGCAAATGCGCGCATCGTTTTTCCGGGCTCTCCAAGCCCTCGACCTGGCTGTTCGGCATTGCCCTCAACCTGGCACGCAACCAGGTCCGTCGCAACATCGCCGACCGCTGCGATGCCGTCGATGAGAATTTCATGGAACAGATTGTCGATACGCACGCGGATCCGGCCGTGCTTTATGAAATGCGCCAGATGGCCGAGAAGGTCGAAAACCTGCTCAACGAATTGCCCGTCAAGATCCGCGCCACTTTCGAAGCCGTGCTCGATGGCGATGCGACCTACGAGGAAGCCGCCGAGCATCTGCACATTCCGATTGGTACAGTGCGCTCACGGGTCTCGCGCGTACGCGCCACCGTGCGCAGCAAATATGGCAGCGCGCCGCTGAGCCACAGTCTGTACGCCTGA
- a CDS encoding class I SAM-dependent methyltransferase: MECKQAYVAGIGDPSGFHREASPVHLSFSCVLHGVEPVALDRPFNYLELGWGPDLAASALAAANPQGRFYAIDCRPAQMQCAREPTQVAEPDKLRVLECSVAEIAARLTELPPMDFIALRGLYSRAGAGQRQCIVDLISRCLKPGGIVCLNYDAMPGWSPSLPLQRLIRERACSDGPATHKQMSAAREMVQQLQAAGASFFDGNPNLQYRLDSLRHEEGGYLAQACLSEGWTAFYHADVARVMAGAKMDYVGPADLAQAFPRLYLTLEQQQLLATVDDPILRETVKDYLCNTSWRSDIYLRGVRRMTSSRREHWLRQLGLSLASLPDSLTLDMDLSIGMVKADPRFYEPVLNALVRRPHSLVELAEIPALFPLRLEDIGQMAALLTASGQADVHFLGAGELPVAPVPRLTAARSDAIIMRDASAGRILHKR, encoded by the coding sequence ATGGAGTGCAAGCAAGCGTATGTTGCCGGCATCGGTGATCCGAGCGGTTTCCACCGGGAGGCAAGCCCGGTGCATTTGAGTTTTTCCTGCGTCCTCCATGGTGTGGAACCGGTAGCGCTGGATCGCCCGTTCAATTATCTGGAGCTGGGGTGGGGACCGGACCTGGCCGCCAGCGCGCTGGCGGCAGCCAATCCCCAGGGGCGCTTCTACGCAATTGATTGCAGACCCGCCCAGATGCAGTGCGCGCGGGAACCAACACAGGTCGCTGAACCGGACAAGCTCCGCGTACTGGAATGCAGCGTCGCTGAGATAGCTGCCAGGCTGACCGAATTGCCGCCGATGGATTTCATCGCCCTGCGCGGCCTCTACAGCCGGGCCGGTGCCGGCCAGCGCCAGTGTATCGTCGACCTGATCTCCCGCTGTCTCAAGCCGGGCGGCATCGTCTGTCTGAACTATGACGCCATGCCGGGATGGAGCCCCTCCTTGCCGCTGCAGCGCCTCATCCGTGAACGGGCCTGCAGCGATGGTCCTGCCACGCACAAACAGATGTCAGCGGCACGCGAGATGGTGCAGCAACTGCAGGCAGCGGGGGCAAGCTTTTTCGATGGCAATCCCAATCTGCAGTACCGGCTCGATTCGCTGCGCCACGAAGAGGGCGGCTATCTGGCCCAAGCATGCCTGAGCGAGGGGTGGACGGCGTTCTATCATGCCGACGTCGCAAGGGTGATGGCCGGGGCCAAGATGGATTACGTGGGCCCGGCAGACCTGGCGCAGGCCTTTCCACGGCTCTACCTGACGCTAGAGCAGCAACAGCTGCTGGCGACGGTGGACGATCCCATCCTGCGCGAAACGGTCAAGGACTACCTGTGCAACACCAGTTGGCGCTCGGACATCTACCTGCGCGGGGTGCGGCGCATGACTTCTTCGCGGCGCGAGCATTGGCTGCGTCAACTCGGCCTGTCGCTGGCCAGCCTGCCGGACAGCCTCACGCTGGATATGGATTTGTCCATCGGCATGGTCAAGGCCGATCCTCGTTTCTATGAGCCGGTGCTCAATGCGCTGGTACGGCGACCACACAGTCTGGTGGAGCTGGCCGAGATTCCAGCCCTGTTCCCGCTGCGGCTGGAAGACATTGGCCAGATGGCCGCATTGCTGACAGCCTCGGGCCAGGCCGACGTTCATTTTCTCGGTGCCGGTGAGCTGCCGGTCGCACCGGTGCCGCGCCTCACTGCTGCCCGGAGCGATGCGATCATCATGCGGGATGCGTCGGCAGGGCGCATCTTGCACAAACGCTGA
- the sctV gene encoding type III secretion system export apparatus subunit SctV has product MQGIGILMALNKFAAKLAQRAELIVAAFVIGIVFMLVLPMPVWLLDMLIALSLCISGLIVIVAMYMPGPTAFSTFPAVLLLTTLFRLAISVSTTRLILLEGDAGHIVETFGNFVVGGNLVVGLVIFLILTVVQFIVITKGSERVSEVSARFSLDAMPGKQMSIDSDLRAGILTAEEAKEKRAKLGQESQLHGAMDGAMKFVKGDAIAGICIVAINLIGGISIGIIQRNLDAAESMRVYSILSIGDALIAQIPALLISLGAGVITTRVSKDEEAGKSTNIGRDLVGELFAEPRALLTAAAIMLLFAAIPGMPSMVFVILALALFVAGMVGVLKPLADAQSKLEAEEIERANAGIVDLTNFSATTPFTLRMPEAMRNTPEAEIIRSAVRIMRNGLLERRGIPDLKPIEFEFHTAVPEGRVQFLMAEVPLIDEPIMLGWGATRENLERVTELGFEAHERNIAGSRRRRVWLRLDDEEKLAQTGVPVQRWEHVFSADIEVEMLRNCQMFVGVNEVIRFTRWAERRYPELGKEVIKSVTLPRLTEVVQRLTREGVALRNARLLLETTLDWAPKERDPDVIADYVRLAFKRQLCFEVAREGLIEVILLSPELEDKLRNAMRQTSQGSYLDIDSELEQMFLDRLNELSSNVSTPITPPVLVTAADIRRSVRKLIEEEFFPVPVFAFSELTQHAKVKPVGMIEI; this is encoded by the coding sequence ATGCAAGGAATCGGGATACTGATGGCGCTCAACAAGTTTGCTGCCAAACTTGCCCAGCGCGCCGAACTGATCGTCGCCGCCTTCGTCATCGGCATCGTGTTCATGCTGGTGCTGCCCATGCCGGTATGGCTGCTGGACATGCTCATCGCCTTGAGCCTGTGCATCTCCGGCCTGATCGTGATCGTGGCCATGTACATGCCCGGGCCCACGGCCTTTTCCACCTTCCCGGCGGTGCTGCTGCTGACGACGCTGTTCCGGCTGGCCATCTCGGTCTCGACCACGCGTCTGATCCTGCTGGAAGGCGACGCCGGCCATATCGTCGAGACCTTCGGCAACTTTGTCGTCGGCGGCAACCTGGTGGTGGGTCTGGTGATCTTCCTGATCCTGACGGTGGTGCAGTTCATCGTCATCACCAAAGGTTCGGAGCGGGTCTCGGAAGTATCGGCACGCTTTTCGCTGGATGCCATGCCCGGCAAGCAGATGTCCATCGACAGCGATCTGCGCGCCGGTATCCTGACGGCCGAGGAAGCCAAGGAAAAGCGCGCCAAGCTGGGTCAGGAAAGCCAGCTGCACGGAGCCATGGATGGCGCAATGAAGTTCGTCAAAGGGGACGCCATCGCCGGCATCTGCATCGTGGCCATCAACCTCATCGGCGGCATCTCCATCGGCATCATCCAGCGCAATCTGGATGCTGCAGAATCGATGCGGGTCTATTCCATCCTCTCCATCGGCGATGCCCTCATCGCGCAGATCCCGGCCCTGTTGATCTCGCTGGGCGCTGGCGTGATCACCACCCGGGTCAGCAAGGATGAGGAAGCGGGCAAGAGCACCAATATCGGTCGCGATCTGGTCGGCGAGTTGTTTGCCGAGCCACGGGCTCTGCTGACGGCGGCGGCCATCATGCTGTTGTTTGCAGCCATCCCCGGCATGCCCAGCATGGTCTTCGTCATCCTGGCGCTGGCGCTGTTCGTGGCCGGCATGGTCGGGGTCCTCAAACCGCTGGCCGATGCCCAGAGCAAGCTGGAGGCCGAGGAGATCGAGCGCGCCAACGCCGGCATCGTCGACCTCACCAATTTCTCGGCCACCACCCCCTTTACGTTGCGCATGCCCGAAGCCATGCGCAACACGCCGGAGGCCGAAATCATTCGCTCGGCGGTACGCATCATGCGCAACGGATTGCTTGAGCGGCGTGGCATCCCGGATCTCAAGCCCATCGAGTTCGAGTTCCATACCGCAGTGCCGGAAGGTCGCGTGCAATTCCTGATGGCCGAGGTTCCCCTGATCGATGAACCGATCATGTTGGGCTGGGGTGCGACCCGCGAGAATCTGGAGCGGGTGACCGAACTGGGCTTCGAGGCGCACGAACGCAATATCGCCGGATCACGCCGCCGCCGCGTCTGGCTGCGCCTGGACGATGAAGAAAAACTGGCCCAGACGGGCGTGCCGGTACAGCGCTGGGAACACGTCTTCTCCGCCGATATCGAGGTGGAGATGCTGCGCAACTGCCAGATGTTTGTCGGCGTCAACGAGGTCATCCGCTTCACGCGCTGGGCCGAGCGGCGTTACCCCGAGCTGGGCAAGGAGGTCATCAAGTCGGTGACGCTGCCCCGGCTCACTGAAGTGGTACAGCGCTTGACGCGCGAAGGCGTCGCCCTGCGTAACGCCCGCCTGCTGCTGGAAACCACGCTGGACTGGGCACCCAAGGAACGCGATCCGGATGTCATCGCCGACTATGTGCGGCTGGCATTCAAGCGCCAGCTCTGCTTTGAAGTCGCCAGGGAGGGACTCATCGAAGTCATCCTGCTGTCTCCGGAACTGGAGGACAAGCTGCGCAATGCGATGCGCCAGACCAGCCAGGGCAGCTACCTCGACATCGATTCGGAGCTGGAACAGATGTTTCTGGACCGCCTCAACGAATTGTCTTCCAACGTCAGTACCCCCATCACACCACCGGTACTGGTGACCGCCGCCGACATCCGGCGCTCGGTGCGCAAGCTCATCGAGGAAGAATTCTTTCCGGTGCCGGTCTTCGCTTTTTCCGAGCTGACCCAGCATGCCAAGGTGAAACCGGTCGGAATGATCGAGATCTGA
- a CDS encoding class I SAM-dependent methyltransferase, translating into MQWHEGYVADIDHVATFFPEQSPAQLSFACLLNGCEPPSPERHFRYLELGSGQGLTANILAAANPQADFYAVDFNPAHIAGSRQLAEAAGLQNIRFLEASFADLAERLTALPPLDFITMHGVYSWVSAENRHCIMRLVERYLKPGGVVYLSYNAMPGWAPSLPLQRLLLEHAGRSPGSMQAKIDKARSLVRALTEIQGGYFTRTTSANLQAHLRLALEQDAGGAPDLVHEYLSQGWQPLYHIDVARAAAQAKLEYVGSADLSWAFPALYMNAQQRDLLQQIEDSALRETVRDYVKNTCFRKDIYVRGKRPLSDLQQEQWFDRIGLALTVLRETVSLKMSFPLHAHQIDAEIYGAMLDALAPGPKSLAQLRQLRCLQDRSLTDIARLAALLVDTGQAAPYFLQSTGQDRRPALRLNQAIAQLDSGYRVFASPLLGSGVATPLFQRLVYDSLADPHTATMSSTDLASRVLRRVESQHVPILLEERELVSAEEKWREVQETVKAILTRRRPFWKHLLMLPDAAQAGAH; encoded by the coding sequence ATGCAATGGCATGAAGGCTATGTTGCCGATATAGACCATGTGGCCACGTTCTTTCCCGAGCAGAGTCCCGCCCAGTTGAGTTTCGCGTGTCTGCTCAATGGCTGCGAACCACCTTCTCCGGAGCGGCACTTCCGCTATCTGGAACTGGGATCGGGCCAGGGCCTGACCGCCAATATTCTGGCGGCGGCCAATCCTCAGGCAGATTTCTATGCCGTCGATTTCAATCCGGCGCACATCGCGGGCAGCCGGCAACTGGCCGAGGCGGCAGGACTGCAGAACATCCGCTTTCTGGAAGCCAGCTTCGCTGATCTGGCCGAGAGGCTGACGGCGCTGCCGCCGCTGGATTTCATCACGATGCATGGCGTCTACAGCTGGGTCAGTGCTGAAAACCGCCATTGCATCATGCGCCTGGTCGAGCGCTACCTGAAGCCGGGCGGGGTGGTCTATCTGAGCTACAACGCCATGCCCGGCTGGGCACCGAGCTTGCCACTGCAGCGCCTTCTGCTGGAACATGCGGGCCGCTCTCCGGGCAGCATGCAGGCAAAAATCGACAAGGCGCGCAGTCTCGTGCGGGCTCTGACGGAAATCCAGGGCGGCTATTTCACCAGGACCACCAGCGCCAATCTGCAGGCCCATCTGCGGCTCGCCCTGGAGCAGGATGCCGGCGGTGCGCCCGACCTGGTTCACGAATACCTGAGCCAGGGCTGGCAGCCGCTCTATCACATCGATGTGGCTCGCGCTGCGGCCCAGGCCAAGCTGGAGTATGTGGGGTCGGCCGACCTGTCGTGGGCATTCCCCGCGTTGTACATGAATGCACAGCAACGCGACCTGCTGCAGCAGATCGAAGACTCCGCGCTCCGTGAAACGGTAAGGGATTATGTCAAGAACACTTGCTTTCGCAAGGATATCTACGTGCGTGGCAAGCGTCCTCTGAGCGACCTGCAACAGGAGCAATGGTTCGACCGCATCGGCCTGGCACTGACGGTGCTACGGGAGACGGTGAGCCTGAAGATGAGTTTCCCCCTCCATGCCCACCAGATCGATGCCGAGATCTACGGTGCCATGCTGGACGCGCTGGCGCCGGGGCCCAAAAGTCTGGCGCAATTGCGCCAGCTGCGGTGTCTGCAAGACCGGAGCCTGACCGATATTGCGCGTCTGGCGGCCTTGCTGGTCGACACTGGACAGGCCGCGCCTTATTTCCTCCAATCCACCGGGCAGGACCGCCGACCGGCGCTGCGCCTGAATCAGGCGATCGCCCAGCTGGATAGCGGATATCGCGTATTCGCGTCGCCCTTGCTGGGCAGTGGCGTGGCCACGCCACTGTTCCAGCGGCTGGTCTACGACTCGCTGGCCGATCCGCACACCGCCACCATGAGTTCCACGGACCTGGCCAGCCGGGTGCTGCGCCGGGTCGAGTCGCAGCATGTGCCAATTCTTCTGGAGGAGCGCGAACTGGTGAGCGCGGAAGAAAAATGGCGTGAGGTACAAGAAACCGTCAAGGCCATCCTGACCCGCCGCCGCCCGTTCTGGAAGCACTTGCTGATGTTGCCGGATGCGGCACAGGCCGGCGCGCATTGA